Sequence from the Echinimonas agarilytica genome:
GGCGCCGATTCAATCCGACTTGATTCGACGGCAGCTCGATGCCCTGCGCGACGAATTTAACGCTTTAAACATTGAGTTGCTGGTACTTAATGCTCATGATTTTACCGGGCAGGTTGAAACGCTTCGCCATGTCATACAAGTAACATCTGCAGAAGCGGTGTTTGCCAATCGGGAGCTGGAAGTGCGCGAATCTGCGCGCGACAACGAAGCTCAAAGTCGCATCGGTGTTCCATTTCACCTGAGCGACGATCGTTGTGTGATTCAACCCGGAACGCTAAAAAATGGAGGCGGGCAGCCTTATAAAGTCTTCACTCCGTTTAGTAAAACTTGGGTTACCGAGTTAATGCGATTGGGGTGGGATTGTGAGCCACGACCCCACCCGAAAGTGCTTAAACCGATTGTTCCAGTATCCCTCGAAATACTGACTGAATGGCCATACGACACAGGTAATAGCAGCGCTTGGGACGTGGGTAGCGAATCGGTCTTGAAGGCGTTGCGCAGTTTTAGTAGAGAGCGTGCTCAACTCTATAAAAAGCATCGAGATTTACCCGCAATCGATGGAACTTCAAAGCTTTCAGCATACCTAGCGATTGGCGCACTATCGGGGCGGCAATGTGTGGCAAGATTGGTTGCGGATCATGGCGCTCCCGACACATTAAATGAAGGCGCTCGAACGTGGTTAAATGAATTGATTTGGCGAGACTTCTACCAGCATGTCATGGTTGCTTGGCCTCATGTTGTCAAAGGAAAAGCCTTTAAAACTAATTACGAGGCTATTTCATGGCATAACGATCCAATGCTGTTTGATGCGTGGTGCAAAGGGCAAACAGGATTTCCAATCGTCGATGCAGCAATGCGGCAGCTTAACCAAACAGGTTGGATGCATAATCGTTTGCGCATGATCGTGGCGTCTTTCTTATGCAAAGACCTTTTGATCGACTGGCGTTGGGGAGAACAGTATTTTATGTCGCGACTAATTGATGGCGACTTTGCTGCCAACAATGGCGGTTGGCAGTGGGCGGCTTCAACCGGCACAGATGCGGCACCGTACTTCAGAATATTTAACCCAGTGACTCAAAGCCAACGATTTGATCCGCAGGGCGTGTTTATCCGTTCGTATGTGAAAGAGCTTGCATCAACCGACGATAAGCGCGTTCATTTAGCAAGTGATGGGCAATTTTACAACCGAGCCGTTGTTGATCATTCGGAACAACGAAAACTCGCATTGGCTACCTATAAAACAGCGTTA
This genomic interval carries:
- the phrB gene encoding deoxyribodipyrimidine photo-lyase, whose product is MYKTSLVWLRRDLRSLDNPALSKACEISDTVYALYLAAPDTWRQHHMAPIQSDLIRRQLDALRDEFNALNIELLVLNAHDFTGQVETLRHVIQVTSAEAVFANRELEVRESARDNEAQSRIGVPFHLSDDRCVIQPGTLKNGGGQPYKVFTPFSKTWVTELMRLGWDCEPRPHPKVLKPIVPVSLEILTEWPYDTGNSSAWDVGSESVLKALRSFSRERAQLYKKHRDLPAIDGTSKLSAYLAIGALSGRQCVARLVADHGAPDTLNEGARTWLNELIWRDFYQHVMVAWPHVVKGKAFKTNYEAISWHNDPMLFDAWCKGQTGFPIVDAAMRQLNQTGWMHNRLRMIVASFLCKDLLIDWRWGEQYFMSRLIDGDFAANNGGWQWAASTGTDAAPYFRIFNPVTQSQRFDPQGVFIRSYVKELASTDDKRVHLASDGQFYNRAVVDHSEQRKLALATYKTALEAEV